The Sphaerospermopsis torques-reginae ITEP-024 genome has a window encoding:
- a CDS encoding histidine triad nucleotide-binding protein gives MSETKDTIFGKIIRREIPANIVYEDDLALAFTDVNPQAPVHILVIPKKPIVNIATAQPEDQALLGHLLLTVQTVAAKAGLENGYRVVMNTGNDGGQTVYHLHIHILGGRPMAWPPG, from the coding sequence ATGAGTGAAACCAAAGATACCATTTTCGGTAAAATCATCCGTCGGGAAATCCCCGCAAACATCGTTTATGAGGATGATTTGGCTTTAGCCTTTACAGATGTTAACCCTCAAGCACCAGTTCACATCCTTGTCATTCCCAAAAAACCCATAGTTAACATAGCTACCGCCCAACCAGAAGATCAAGCATTATTAGGACATTTATTATTAACAGTCCAAACAGTTGCAGCAAAAGCAGGACTAGAAAACGGTTATCGCGTAGTCATGAATACTGGTAACGATGGCGGTCAAACCGTATATCACCTACACATACACATCTTAGGCGGTCGTCCTATGGCATGGCCTCCTGGTTGA
- a CDS encoding vWA domain-containing protein, with the protein MKVKLLSALNDTNVDATQTTNQRQLEISISAIADELDSSIPLNLCLILDKSGSMHGEAMNTVIQAVEQLLDQLKPGDRISIVAFAGTAEVIIPNQIVQDPKTIKTQLHKSLKAGGGTIIGEGLSLGITELLKGTKGAVSQAFLLTDGHGDNGLKIWKWQIGPHDNKRCLQLAQKATRLNITINTFGFGDNWNQDLLEKIADAGGGTLTYIETPNQAVEQFNRLFKRIQSVGLTNAHLLLSLVPGVRLAELKPIAQVSPETIELPVETEANGSFVIRLGDLMKDVERVVLANLYLGQLPEGEQVIGHIQIRYDDPAQKKESLLSPLMPIYANITQTYQPALNTQVLQSILVLAKYRQTQIAEAKLEQGDRTGAVTMLQTAAKTALQIGDTNAATVLQTSATRLQAGKELSEADRKKTRIVSKTILSE; encoded by the coding sequence ATGAAAGTTAAATTATTATCGGCACTAAATGATACTAACGTTGACGCAACCCAAACTACTAACCAGCGTCAACTAGAAATTTCCATTTCGGCTATTGCCGATGAGCTTGATTCTAGTATACCCTTGAATTTATGCCTGATTCTCGATAAAAGCGGTTCTATGCACGGCGAAGCTATGAACACAGTGATTCAGGCAGTGGAACAATTATTAGATCAACTCAAACCCGGAGACCGGATCTCAATTGTGGCTTTTGCGGGTACTGCTGAGGTCATTATCCCTAACCAAATCGTTCAAGACCCCAAAACCATCAAAACCCAGTTACACAAAAGTCTGAAAGCTGGAGGCGGTACTATTATTGGTGAAGGTTTATCTTTGGGAATTACAGAATTGCTCAAAGGAACAAAAGGTGCTGTTTCCCAAGCTTTTCTACTCACAGATGGTCATGGTGATAACGGGTTAAAAATCTGGAAATGGCAAATAGGACCCCATGACAACAAGCGTTGTTTGCAACTAGCACAAAAAGCCACCAGATTAAATATCACCATTAACACTTTTGGTTTTGGTGATAACTGGAATCAGGACTTACTAGAAAAAATCGCCGATGCTGGTGGTGGTACTCTCACTTATATTGAGACTCCTAACCAAGCTGTGGAACAGTTTAACCGCTTGTTTAAACGCATTCAATCTGTGGGCTTAACCAATGCCCATTTATTGCTGTCTCTCGTTCCTGGTGTGCGGTTAGCAGAACTCAAACCAATCGCCCAAGTGTCCCCAGAAACCATTGAGTTACCAGTGGAAACCGAAGCTAATGGTAGCTTTGTGATTCGTTTGGGTGATTTAATGAAAGATGTAGAAAGGGTAGTTTTGGCGAATCTTTATTTGGGACAATTGCCAGAAGGTGAACAAGTCATTGGACATATTCAGATTCGCTACGATGATCCAGCACAGAAAAAAGAGAGTTTACTTTCTCCCCTGATGCCGATATATGCTAATATTACTCAGACTTACCAACCAGCATTAAATACCCAGGTGTTACAGTCAATTTTGGTATTAGCTAAATATCGCCAAACTCAGATTGCAGAGGCAAAATTAGAACAAGGCGATCGCACTGGTGCTGTAACTATGTTGCAAACAGCAGCGAAAACAGCTTTACAAATTGGCGATACTAATGCTGCAACTGTACTGCAAACTTCTGCTACTCGTCTGCAAGCCGGTAAAGAACTTTCGGAAGCAGACCGCAAGAAAACCAGGATTGTCTCAAAGACTATTTTAAGCGAATAA
- a CDS encoding YifB family Mg chelatase-like AAA ATPase, with translation MLARVWSASIVGIDAVKVGVEVDVSGGLPGIIILGLPDSAIQESKERVKATLKNAGFAFPLRKIVINLTPADLRKEGPAFDLPISVGILAASEQVKPDLLGDFLFLGEVSLDGSLRPVSGVLPIAATAEKMGISGLVVPMENTQEAAVVEGLNVYGCSNISDVVNLLNNPGKFKPVKLNENPETLIATSSILADLQDVKGQAHARRALEIAAAGGHNLIFVGPPGSGKTMLARRLPGILPPLEFSESLEVTRIHSVAGLLKNRGSLVRERPFRSPHHSASGPSLVGGGSFPRPGEISLSHRGILFLDELTEFKRDVLEFLRQPLEDGYVTISRTRQSVVFPAQFTLVASTNPCPCGFYGDTIQPCTCSPRQREQYWAKLSGPLMDRIDLQVAVNRLKPEEITQGSTGESSKSVRERVQKARDIATNRFQSETNVKCNAQMQSRHLQTWCKLDDASRNLLEAAIRKLGLSARASDRILKVARTIADLAGDENLKPHHVAEAIQYRTIDRMQ, from the coding sequence ATGCTGGCTAGAGTCTGGAGTGCATCTATTGTTGGTATTGACGCGGTGAAGGTGGGTGTGGAAGTTGATGTTTCTGGTGGTTTACCAGGAATTATAATTTTAGGTTTACCAGATTCCGCGATTCAAGAATCTAAAGAACGGGTAAAAGCAACATTGAAAAATGCGGGTTTTGCGTTTCCCCTGCGAAAGATTGTAATTAACCTGACTCCCGCAGATTTAAGGAAAGAAGGACCTGCTTTTGATTTACCAATTAGTGTGGGAATTTTAGCAGCTTCTGAACAAGTAAAACCTGATTTATTAGGGGATTTTTTATTTTTAGGTGAAGTTTCTTTAGATGGTAGTTTGCGTCCGGTTTCTGGTGTTTTACCTATTGCTGCAACTGCTGAAAAAATGGGAATTTCTGGTTTAGTTGTTCCTATGGAAAATACTCAAGAAGCTGCGGTAGTGGAAGGTTTAAATGTTTATGGATGTAGTAATATTTCTGATGTAGTGAATTTACTAAATAATCCGGGGAAATTCAAACCTGTTAAATTAAATGAAAACCCAGAAACTTTAATTGCCACATCTTCAATTTTAGCAGATTTACAAGATGTCAAAGGACAAGCTCATGCACGTCGAGCTTTAGAAATTGCTGCTGCTGGAGGACATAATTTAATATTTGTTGGACCTCCGGGAAGTGGGAAAACAATGTTAGCAAGACGTTTACCAGGAATTCTACCACCTTTGGAATTTTCGGAATCTTTAGAAGTTACTCGGATTCATTCTGTAGCTGGTTTATTAAAAAATCGTGGTTCATTAGTACGAGAAAGACCTTTTCGTAGTCCTCATCATTCTGCATCGGGTCCGTCCTTAGTTGGTGGTGGTAGTTTTCCCCGTCCTGGTGAAATTTCTTTATCTCATCGGGGGATACTTTTTTTAGATGAATTAACAGAATTTAAAAGAGATGTTTTAGAATTTTTAAGACAACCTTTAGAAGATGGTTATGTGACTATTTCTCGGACTCGTCAATCTGTCGTTTTTCCGGCACAATTTACATTAGTTGCTAGTACAAATCCCTGTCCTTGTGGTTTTTATGGTGATACAATTCAACCTTGTACTTGTTCACCTAGACAAAGAGAACAATATTGGGCAAAATTATCAGGACCATTGATGGATAGAATTGATTTACAAGTAGCAGTAAATCGGTTAAAACCAGAAGAAATTACCCAAGGATCGACGGGAGAATCATCAAAATCTGTGCGGGAAAGAGTGCAAAAAGCACGGGATATTGCGACAAATCGTTTTCAATCAGAAACTAACGTTAAATGTAATGCACAAATGCAAAGTCGTCATTTACAAACTTGGTGTAAATTAGATGATGCTAGTCGAAATTTATTAGAAGCAGCAATTAGAAAATTAGGGTTATCTGCAAGAGCGAGCGATCGCATCCTCAAAGTAGCACGCACCATTGCAGATTTAGCAGGAGATGAAAATTTAAAACCTCACCATGTAGCAGAAGCAATTCAATATCGGACAATTGATAGAATGCAATGA
- the psbA gene encoding photosystem II q(b) protein codes for MTTTIQQRQSANVWDRFCEFITSTNNRLYIGWFGVLMIPTLLAATTCFIIAFIAAPPVDIDGIREPVAGSLIYGNNIISGAVVPSSNAIGLHFYPIWEAASLDEWLYNGGPYQLVIFHFLIGVACYLGREWELSYRLGMRPWICVAFSAPLAAATAVFLIYPIGQGSFSDGMPLGISGTFNFMIVFQAEHNILMHPFHMLGVAGVFGGSLFSAMHGSLVTSSLVRETTETESQNYGYKFGQEEETYNIVAAHGYFGRLIFQYASFNNSRSLHFFLAAWPVVGIWFTALGVSTMAFNLNGFNFNQSIIDSQGRVIGTWADVINRANLGMEVMHERNAHNFPLDLAAGEVAPVALTAPAING; via the coding sequence ATGACCACAACCATTCAACAGCGCCAAAGCGCCAACGTATGGGATCGTTTTTGTGAATTTATCACCAGCACCAACAACCGCCTTTACATCGGCTGGTTCGGTGTATTAATGATCCCCACCCTGTTAGCAGCAACCACTTGCTTCATCATCGCATTTATCGCTGCTCCTCCCGTTGACATCGACGGTATCCGTGAACCCGTTGCAGGTTCTTTAATCTACGGAAACAACATCATCTCTGGTGCAGTTGTTCCTTCCTCTAACGCGATCGGTTTACACTTCTACCCCATTTGGGAAGCAGCTTCCTTAGATGAGTGGTTGTATAACGGTGGTCCTTACCAGTTGGTAATTTTCCACTTCTTGATCGGTGTAGCTTGCTACTTAGGTCGTGAATGGGAACTTTCTTACCGCTTGGGTATGCGTCCTTGGATCTGTGTAGCTTTCTCTGCACCTTTGGCAGCAGCAACCGCAGTATTCTTGATCTACCCCATCGGTCAAGGTTCATTCTCCGATGGTATGCCTTTGGGTATCTCCGGTACATTCAACTTCATGATCGTGTTCCAAGCAGAACACAACATCTTGATGCACCCCTTTCATATGTTAGGTGTGGCTGGTGTATTCGGTGGCTCACTGTTTTCAGCAATGCACGGTTCTTTGGTAACATCTTCCTTGGTTCGTGAAACAACCGAAACCGAATCTCAAAACTACGGTTACAAATTCGGTCAAGAAGAAGAAACCTACAACATCGTTGCAGCACACGGTTACTTCGGTCGCTTGATTTTCCAATACGCTTCATTCAACAACAGCCGTTCCTTACACTTCTTCTTGGCTGCTTGGCCAGTAGTTGGTATCTGGTTCACAGCGTTGGGTGTAAGCACAATGGCGTTCAACTTGAACGGTTTCAACTTCAACCAATCCATCATTGACTCTCAAGGTCGTGTAATCGGTACTTGGGCAGATGTAATCAACCGCGCTAACTTAGGTATGGAAGTAATGCACGAGCGTAACGCTCACAACTTCCCCTTAGACTTAGCTGCTGGTGAAGTTGCTCCTGTTGCTTTGACTGCTCCTGCAATCAACGGTTAA
- a CDS encoding ABC transporter ATP-binding protein produces the protein MVNNIETPQLPLLAATGLCKNFGGIQAVKDANIEVNQGSITGLIGPNGAGKTTLFNLLSNFIHPDKGRVIFDGEQIHNLQPFEIAQQGLIRTFQVPKTLSRLSVLENMLLAAQKQTGENFWQVQFQSHIVAREEKQNKERAMFLLESVGLEKKATDYAGGLSGGQRKLLEMGRALMTNPKLILLDEPAAGVNPRLIDDICDRILKWNREDGLTFLIIEHNMDVIMSLCDRVWVLAEGQNLAVGTPTEIQRNAKVLEAYLGQ, from the coding sequence ATGGTAAATAATATTGAAACTCCCCAACTCCCCCTATTAGCTGCTACCGGACTTTGTAAAAATTTTGGTGGTATTCAAGCGGTTAAAGATGCTAACATCGAAGTTAATCAAGGTAGTATCACTGGTTTAATTGGTCCTAATGGTGCGGGTAAAACGACTTTATTTAATTTACTGTCCAATTTCATCCACCCAGATAAAGGAAGAGTGATTTTTGATGGTGAACAAATTCATAATTTACAACCATTTGAAATTGCTCAACAAGGTTTAATTCGTACCTTTCAAGTTCCCAAAACTTTATCACGTTTATCTGTGTTAGAAAATATGCTGTTAGCAGCACAAAAACAAACTGGTGAGAATTTTTGGCAAGTGCAATTTCAATCTCATATTGTTGCTAGAGAAGAAAAACAAAATAAAGAAAGGGCAATGTTTTTGTTAGAATCTGTAGGATTAGAAAAAAAAGCAACTGACTATGCTGGTGGTTTGTCAGGTGGACAGCGTAAACTATTAGAAATGGGACGCGCTTTGATGACAAATCCTAAGTTAATATTATTAGATGAACCTGCTGCGGGGGTGAATCCTAGATTAATAGATGATATTTGCGATCGCATCCTCAAATGGAACAGAGAAGACGGTTTAACTTTTTTAATTATTGAACATAATATGGATGTAATTATGTCTTTGTGTGACAGAGTTTGGGTTTTAGCAGAAGGACAAAATTTAGCTGTCGGTACTCCTACGGAAATTCAAAGAAATGCCAAAGTTTTAGAAGCGTATTTGGGACAATAA
- a CDS encoding HhoA/HhoB/HtrA family serine endopeptidase has translation MQIFQLPQFIRKLSTHVLAIFLGVVLTVSCVSVLPSHAEKAPDQVVAQKPSVAVGAIGKSSFVTAAVNRVGSAVVRIDTEKTITRPVDPILEDPFLRRFFGDAFPQMSPTEQLRGLGSGFILDKSGIILTNAHVVDQADKVTVRLKDGRTYEGKVKGIDEVTDLAVVKINAGSDLPIAPLGSSSSVQVGDWAIAVGNPLGFDNTVTLGIVSTLKRSSAQVGISDKRLDFIQTDAAINPGNSGGPLLNAEGEVIGINTAIRADAMGIGFAIPIDKAKAIAAQLQKNGKVAHPYLGVQMVTLTPRLARQNNSDPNSAIQIPEVNGVLVIRVVPNSPAAAAGIRRGDVILQIDIQPITTADQLQRVVEDSRLGEALQVKVQRGNQIQVLSVRTAELQDIS, from the coding sequence ATGCAAATTTTTCAACTACCTCAGTTTATACGCAAACTCAGTACCCATGTTTTAGCGATTTTTCTAGGAGTGGTGTTAACGGTTTCTTGTGTGTCAGTTTTACCTTCCCACGCAGAAAAAGCACCGGATCAAGTGGTTGCCCAAAAACCATCTGTTGCTGTTGGTGCTATTGGTAAAAGTAGCTTTGTCACTGCGGCGGTAAATCGTGTGGGTTCTGCTGTGGTAAGGATTGATACTGAGAAAACTATTACTCGTCCTGTTGATCCCATTTTGGAAGATCCTTTTTTACGGCGGTTTTTTGGTGATGCTTTCCCCCAAATGTCACCGACTGAACAGTTAAGGGGTTTAGGTTCTGGTTTTATTTTGGATAAAAGTGGCATAATTTTGACTAATGCTCATGTTGTGGATCAAGCTGATAAAGTAACTGTACGCTTGAAAGATGGCCGTACTTATGAAGGTAAGGTAAAAGGCATTGATGAAGTTACGGATTTGGCAGTAGTCAAGATTAATGCTGGTAGTGATTTACCGATCGCACCTTTGGGATCTTCTAGCAGTGTACAGGTGGGAGATTGGGCGATCGCTGTGGGTAATCCGTTAGGATTTGATAATACTGTAACTTTGGGTATTGTCAGCACTTTAAAACGTTCTAGCGCCCAGGTGGGAATTAGTGATAAACGTTTAGATTTCATTCAAACTGATGCTGCAATTAATCCTGGTAACTCTGGTGGTCCGTTGTTAAATGCAGAAGGTGAAGTAATTGGCATTAATACCGCTATTCGTGCAGATGCGATGGGGATAGGGTTTGCCATTCCGATTGATAAAGCTAAGGCGATCGCTGCACAATTGCAAAAAAACGGTAAAGTTGCTCACCCCTATTTAGGGGTACAGATGGTGACATTAACACCCCGGTTAGCGAGACAAAACAATTCTGATCCTAACTCTGCAATTCAAATACCAGAAGTGAATGGTGTGTTAGTGATCCGAGTTGTACCTAACTCTCCTGCTGCTGCTGCGGGTATTAGACGCGGTGATGTGATTTTACAAATTGACATTCAACCAATTACCACTGCTGATCAATTGCAAAGAGTTGTAGAAGATAGTCGTTTAGGTGAAGCGTTGCAGGTGAAAGTACAAAGAGGAAATCAAATTCAGGTGCTTTCTGTGCGTACTGCTGAGTTACAAGACATTTCTTAA
- the gloA2 gene encoding SMU1112c/YaeR family gloxylase I-like metalloprotein, with protein MKISGVHHIAIICSDYQKSKYFYVDILGFPIIHETFRQERNSYKLDLKVGNTQIELFSFPNPPQRVSNPEACGLRHLAFAVEDIQESVNYLKSHNIDVENIRVDEITGKKFTFFKDPDNLPLEIYEL; from the coding sequence ATGAAAATTTCCGGTGTTCATCATATCGCTATCATCTGTTCAGATTACCAAAAATCAAAATATTTTTATGTTGACATTCTTGGTTTTCCGATTATTCATGAAACCTTCCGCCAAGAGAGAAATTCCTATAAATTAGATTTAAAAGTAGGAAATACCCAAATTGAATTATTCTCCTTTCCCAACCCTCCCCAAAGAGTGAGTAACCCAGAAGCTTGTGGTTTAAGACATCTTGCTTTTGCAGTTGAGGATATTCAGGAAAGTGTGAATTATTTAAAATCTCATAATATAGATGTGGAAAATATCAGAGTTGATGAAATTACAGGCAAGAAATTTACCTTTTTTAAAGACCCGGATAATTTACCATTAGAGATTTATGAACTGTAA
- a CDS encoding DMT family transporter: MQLQLRGVKSTLASLLLIAPFFLWGTAMVAMKGVIPHTTPLFMAGVRLLPAGVLILIAAAFMGRPQPKGWLAWLWIIIFAFVDATLFQGFLAEGLVRTSAGLGSVMIDSQPLAVALLSLWLFQEHIGLWGWLGLGLGVTGISLIGLPEEWIFHLLDSGVKITTDNWQQLFNSGEWLMLLAALSMAVGTVLIRFVCRYADPVIATGWHIILGGLPLWGISAVVENQQWQNLVLSDWLNLGYATIFGSAIAYGLFFYFASSGNLTSLSSLTFLTPVFALVFGHLFLAEVLTPIQWLGVMLTLISIYLINQRDNLGRQNQKATINENTNQQQPVLEASVTKKL, translated from the coding sequence ATGCAACTGCAACTGAGAGGAGTAAAATCTACCTTAGCTTCCCTATTATTAATTGCTCCCTTTTTCCTCTGGGGTACAGCAATGGTAGCAATGAAAGGGGTAATACCTCATACCACACCATTATTTATGGCAGGAGTACGTTTACTACCTGCGGGGGTATTAATTCTCATCGCTGCTGCTTTCATGGGTAGACCCCAACCCAAAGGATGGTTAGCATGGTTATGGATCATCATCTTTGCTTTCGTTGACGCTACCCTGTTTCAAGGTTTTTTAGCAGAAGGGTTAGTCAGAACTAGTGCGGGTTTAGGTTCTGTCATGATTGACTCCCAACCTTTAGCAGTAGCTTTATTGTCTCTGTGGTTATTTCAAGAACATATTGGCCTTTGGGGATGGTTAGGGTTAGGATTGGGAGTTACTGGTATTAGTTTAATTGGCCTACCAGAAGAATGGATTTTTCACCTTCTCGACTCAGGGGTAAAAATTACTACCGATAATTGGCAGCAATTATTTAACAGTGGTGAATGGTTGATGTTACTAGCGGCTTTATCAATGGCTGTAGGTACGGTATTAATTCGCTTTGTCTGTAGATATGCTGATCCGGTAATAGCTACAGGATGGCATATAATTTTGGGGGGGTTGCCTTTGTGGGGAATATCTGCGGTTGTAGAAAACCAACAGTGGCAAAATCTGGTATTATCCGATTGGCTCAATTTGGGTTATGCAACTATCTTTGGTAGTGCGATCGCCTATGGTTTATTCTTTTATTTTGCTTCCAGTGGAAATCTCACCAGTTTAAGTTCTCTTACTTTTCTCACCCCAGTTTTTGCTTTAGTATTTGGTCATCTTTTTCTTGCAGAAGTTCTCACCCCCATTCAATGGCTAGGAGTGATGCTGACTTTAATCAGTATTTATTTAATCAACCAAAGAGACAATTTAGGTAGACAAAATCAAAAAGCTACCATCAATGAAAACACTAATCAACAACAACCAGTTTTAGAAGCATCTGTAACTAAGAAGCTTTAA
- a CDS encoding gamma-glutamylcyclotransferase → MSNHSGHINHSWVQPQNPAKVETEPTFYYFAYGSCMCPVDLKRSLGENTYPYVIGPAILKEYKLRFYGYSPLRKCGVLDVVNDSTSLVTGVLYQLPWRLSEHLDQREGVSQQFYRHEIVDIHHKDQIYNNVRTYVVVNKLNEEVAPNDWYFNVVLRGAITCGLPEEYCWHLFNKMHQLQQQHKHSAISNQ, encoded by the coding sequence ATGAGTAATCATAGTGGACACATAAACCACAGTTGGGTACAACCTCAAAATCCTGCAAAGGTAGAGACAGAACCGACATTTTATTATTTTGCCTATGGTTCTTGTATGTGTCCAGTGGATTTAAAGCGATCGCTGGGTGAAAATACATACCCTTATGTCATCGGACCTGCTATATTAAAAGAATATAAACTCAGATTTTATGGTTATTCCCCTCTTCGTAAATGTGGGGTTTTAGATGTGGTAAATGATTCTACATCCTTAGTCACAGGTGTACTTTATCAGCTACCTTGGAGACTAAGCGAACATCTCGATCAACGTGAAGGTGTTTCCCAACAATTCTATCGTCATGAAATAGTAGACATTCACCACAAAGATCAAATATACAATAATGTTCGTACTTATGTAGTAGTGAACAAATTAAATGAAGAAGTTGCACCTAATGATTGGTATTTTAACGTTGTACTAAGGGGTGCAATCACCTGTGGACTACCTGAAGAATATTGTTGGCATTTATTTAATAAAATGCACCAATTACAACAGCAACATAAGCATTCAGCTATCAGTAATCAGTAA
- a CDS encoding metal-sensing transcriptional repressor, translated as MTASNGLAEASLPSSQPAEHTHHHHHEHTNHTSETVNSAHPHVHSEESLRRIVNRLSRIEGHIRGIKTMVQQNSPCPDVLLQIAAVRGALDKVARIVLDEHLTECIARASENGNIDVEIEQLKAALDRFLP; from the coding sequence ATGACAGCATCAAACGGATTAGCTGAAGCATCCTTGCCTTCATCACAGCCAGCAGAACACACACACCATCATCATCACGAGCATACAAATCATACTTCAGAAACAGTCAACTCGGCTCATCCTCATGTTCACAGTGAAGAATCTTTACGGCGAATTGTTAACCGACTATCACGAATAGAAGGACACATTCGCGGTATTAAAACAATGGTGCAGCAAAACAGCCCTTGTCCTGATGTATTATTACAAATTGCGGCTGTTAGAGGTGCATTAGACAAAGTAGCACGGATTGTTTTAGATGAGCATTTAACCGAGTGCATTGCTAGAGCTTCAGAAAATGGTAATATTGATGTAGAAATTGAACAACTCAAAGCAGCTTTAGATCGGTTTTTGCCATAG
- a CDS encoding vWA domain-containing protein, whose product MKVNLQPHLNDACVDANQTSSQRQLAVSISAIGETLDRSVPLNLCLILDHSGSMRGRSLDNVKKAACLLVDRLSSQDRLSIVVFDHRAKVLVPNQVIEERDYIKQQINRLSADGGTAIDEGLRLGIEELAKGKKDTISQAFLLTDGENEHGDNNRCLKFAQLASDYNLTLNTLGFGDNWNQDILEKIADAALGSLSHIERPEQAVDKFNSLFTRMQTVGLTNAYLLFSLMPNVRLAELKPIAQVAPETIELPVQTEPDGRFTVRLGDLMKDVERVILANIYLGQLPEGRQAIANVQVRYDDPALDQAGLFSLNMPVYVNVDPIYQPSTNPQVQQSILALAKYRQTQLAEAKLQQGDRAGAATMLQTAAKTALQMGDASAATVLQTSATRLQAGEDLSESDRKKTRIVSKTVLQDAPPT is encoded by the coding sequence ATGAAGGTTAACTTGCAACCTCATCTCAATGATGCTTGTGTAGACGCGAATCAAACCAGTAGTCAACGTCAGTTAGCGGTTTCGATTTCGGCGATTGGGGAAACTTTAGATCGCAGTGTGCCATTAAATCTATGTTTAATTTTAGATCATAGTGGTTCGATGCGGGGGCGATCGCTGGATAATGTGAAAAAGGCGGCTTGTTTGTTGGTTGACCGTCTTAGTTCCCAGGATAGACTGAGTATCGTGGTTTTTGACCATCGTGCCAAGGTTTTAGTGCCTAATCAGGTGATTGAGGAGCGAGATTACATCAAACAGCAAATTAATCGTCTTTCCGCTGATGGGGGTACTGCTATTGATGAAGGGTTACGTTTGGGAATAGAAGAGTTAGCCAAGGGTAAAAAAGATACTATTTCCCAAGCGTTTTTACTGACAGATGGGGAAAATGAACATGGTGATAATAATCGCTGTTTGAAATTTGCTCAATTAGCGTCTGACTATAATTTAACCTTAAATACGTTAGGGTTTGGAGACAATTGGAATCAGGATATTTTAGAGAAAATTGCGGATGCAGCGTTAGGAAGTTTATCACATATTGAACGCCCTGAACAAGCGGTGGATAAGTTTAATAGTTTGTTTACTCGGATGCAAACAGTAGGTTTAACAAATGCTTACCTGTTATTTTCCCTGATGCCAAATGTGAGATTAGCAGAATTAAAACCCATAGCCCAAGTTGCCCCAGAGACAATTGAATTACCTGTACAAACAGAACCAGATGGACGGTTTACAGTGAGATTAGGGGATTTAATGAAAGATGTGGAACGGGTGATTTTGGCTAATATTTATTTGGGACAGTTGCCAGAAGGTAGACAGGCGATCGCTAATGTGCAAGTACGCTACGATGATCCCGCACTGGATCAAGCTGGTTTATTTTCCCTCAATATGCCAGTTTATGTGAATGTAGATCCCATTTACCAACCGAGTACCAATCCCCAGGTGCAGCAGTCAATCTTAGCTTTAGCCAAGTATCGCCAAACCCAGTTAGCGGAAGCAAAATTACAGCAGGGCGATCGCGCTGGGGCGGCCACCATGCTCCAAACCGCCGCCAAAACAGCTTTACAAATGGGTGACGCTAGTGCAGCGACGGTGCTGCAAACTTCAGCTACTCGTTTACAAGCAGGTGAAGATTTATCAGAGAGCGATCGCAAGAAAACCAGAATTGTCTCAAAAACTGTGTTGCAGGATGCTCCTCCTACATGA
- the recR gene encoding recombination mediator RecR: protein MQRLPGVGPKSAQRLALHILKRPESEVEALAQALIDAKKQVGLCQVCFHLSAEPVCDICRNPNRDNQTICVVADSRDVIALEKTREYKGKYHVLGGVISPMDGIGPEQLTVQALVRRVSQQKPQEVIMAISPSVEGETTTLYIGQLLKPFTKVTRIAFGLPVGGDLEYADEITLARALEGRRELD, encoded by the coding sequence CTGCAACGCCTTCCTGGTGTGGGTCCAAAATCTGCCCAGCGTCTAGCGTTGCATATTTTGAAGCGTCCAGAATCTGAAGTGGAAGCTTTAGCACAGGCATTGATTGATGCTAAAAAACAGGTAGGTTTGTGTCAGGTTTGTTTTCACCTTTCTGCTGAACCTGTATGTGATATCTGTCGCAACCCGAACCGGGATAATCAAACTATTTGTGTGGTTGCAGATTCCCGTGATGTGATAGCTTTGGAAAAAACCCGCGAGTATAAAGGGAAGTATCATGTTTTGGGTGGGGTAATTTCACCGATGGATGGTATTGGACCAGAACAGTTGACGGTTCAAGCTTTGGTAAGGAGAGTCAGTCAACAAAAACCCCAGGAAGTAATTATGGCTATTAGTCCTAGTGTGGAAGGGGAAACTACTACATTATATATAGGACAGCTACTCAAACCATTTACCAAAGTAACGCGCATTGCTTTTGGTTTACCTGTGGGTGGTGATTTAGAGTATGCTGATGAAATTACACTGGCTAGGGCTTTGGAAGGAAGAAGGGAATTAGATTAG